One stretch of Hemibagrus wyckioides isolate EC202008001 linkage group LG01, SWU_Hwy_1.0, whole genome shotgun sequence DNA includes these proteins:
- the pi4kb gene encoding phosphatidylinositol 4-kinase beta isoform X2: MGDTELELSPSHLEELQKSPSASSTSTTSSLSLPSSPSSGPRPLSSSSPSASEGLPASSPPLDVISEGAGELSLVIDTEVAKKACQEVLQKVKFFKSDGDTTLSSEEPHLVNGTEHTKPLNGDGTGSGKPPRITEEEEVPAAGTGKSVRRRHKNNSSKQSWLLRLFESKLFDISMAISYLYNSKEPGVQAYIGNRLFSFRDEDVDFYLPQLLNMYIHMDEDVGDAIKPYVVHRCRQSIGFSLQCAWLLGAYSSDMHISTQRHSRGTKLRRLILSDELKPTGQRARLHQQQQNHILGPNISEHGLSPSKRTHQRSKSDATASISLSSNLKRTASNPKVESSPDEPVRLTPQREFIKSLMGIGKRLATLPTKEQKTQRLISELSLLNHKLPARVWLPTAAFDHHVVRVPHTQAVVLNSKDKAPYLIYVEVLECENFETSSVPVRIPETRIRSTRSVENLPDCGITAEQRASSFSTVPNYDNDDEAWSVDDIGELQVELPEIHTNSCDNISQFSVDSITSQESKEPIFIAAGDIRRRLSEQLAHTPTTFKKDPEDPSAVALKEPWQEKVRRIREGSPYGHLPNWRLLSVIVKCGDDLRQELLAFQVLKQLQAIWEQERVPLWIKPYKILVISSDSGMIEPVVNAVSIHQVKKQSQLSLLDYFLQEHGNYTTEAFLTAQRNFVQSCAGYCLICYLLQVKDRHNGNILLDSEGHIIHIDFGFILSSSPRNLGFETSAFKLTNEFVDVMGGQDGDMFNYYKMLMLQGLIAARKHMEKVIQIVEIMQQGSQLPCFHGSSTIRNLKERFHMSLTEEQLQVLVEQMVDGSMRSITTKLYDGFQYLTNGIM, encoded by the exons ATGGGTGACACAGAGCTGGAGCTTTCCCCTTCCCACTTGGAGGAGCTGCAGAAGAGTCCATCAGCCTCATCCACCTCCACTACCTCGTCTCTTTCCCTGCCCTCCTCACCATCCTCTGGCCCACGGCCTCTGAGCAGTTCCAGCCCCAGTGCCAGCGAAGGCCTACCTGCTTCTAGCCCTCCTCTGGATGTAATTTCAGAGGGTGCAGGTGAACTGAGTCTGGTTATTGATACTGAGGTAGCCAAGAAAGCCTGCCAGGAGGTGCTACAGAAggtgaaattctttaaaagtGATGGAGATACAACTTTGTCCTCTGAAGAGCCACACCTGGTGAATGGAACCGAACACACCAAGCCCTTAAACGGGGATGGTACAGGATCAGGCAAGCCTCCGAGGATCactgaagaggaggaggtgccAGCAGCGGGCACAGGGAAGAGTGTGCGTCGGCGTCACAAGAACAACTCATCCAAACAGTCATGGCTCCTGCGTCTGTTTGAATCCAAGCTGTTTGACATTTCCATGGCCATCTCGTACCTATACAACTCAAAGGAGCCTGGTGTGCAGGCTTACATTGGAAATCGCCTCTTCAGTTTCCGAGATGAGGATGTGGACTTCTATCTGCCACAGCTGCTCAACATGTACATCCACATGGATGAGGACGTGGGTGATGCCATTAAGCCGTATGTTGTGCATCGCTGCCGCCAGAGCATTGGCTTCTCACTGCAGTGCGCCTGGCTGCTTGGCGCTTATTCATCTGATATGCACATTTCCACGCAGAGGCACTCGCGCGGCACCAAACTGCGTAGACTCATCCTGTCTGACGAGCTGAAGCCAACTGGTCAGCGCGCTCGCctccaccagcagcagcagaaccACATCCTCGGCCCAAACATAAGCGAGCATGGCCTCTCGCCCTCGAAGCGTACTCATCAGCGCTCCAAATCAGATGCCACCGCCAGCATCAGCCTCAGCAGCAACCTCAAAAGGACAGCCAGCAACCCGAAAGTGGAAAGCAGTCCAGATGAG CCTGTACGTCTGACTCCTCAGCGTGAGTTCATTAAGTCTTTGATGGGCATTGGGAAAAGACTGGCCACTCTACCTACCAAGGAGCAGAAGACACAGAGACTCATCTCTGAGCTCTCATTGCTTAACCACAAGCTGCCAGCACGTGTGTGGCTGCCCACTGCAGCATTTGACCACCACGTGGTGCGAGTTcctcacacacaagctgttgTGCTGAACTCAAAAGACAAG gcaCCATACCTAATCTATGTGGAAGTTCTGGAGTGTGAAAACTTTGAGACATCGAGCGTACCAGTGAGGATTCCAGAAACACGAATCCGCAGCACACGATCAGTGGAGAATCTCCCAGATTGTGGTATCACGGCCGAGCAGCGTGCCAGTAGCTTCTCTACTGTTCCCAACTATGATAACGATGATGAGGCCTGGTCTGTGGATGATATTGGAGAGCTCCAGGTCGAG CTGCCGGAGATCCACACTAACAGCTGTGACAACATCTCCCAGTTTTCAGTTGATAGCATCACCAGCCAGGAAAGCAAAGAGCCCATTTTTATTGCTGCTGGAGATATCAG GCGGCGCCTTTCTGAACAGCTAGCCCACACACCTACCACATTTAAGAAAGACCCAGAAGATCCCTCAGCAGTAGCCTTAAAAGAGCCCTGGCAGGAGAAGGTTAG ACGAATCCGGGAGGGCTCTCCATATGGGCATCTGCCTAATTGGCGTCTCCTCTCAGTCATAGTGAAATGTGGTGATGATCTAAGACAGGAGCTCCTTGCTTTTCAAGTGTTGAAGCAACTACAg GCAATCTGGGAGCAGGAGCGTGTTCCTCTGTGGATTAAGCCCTATAAGATCCTGGTCATCTCCTCCGATAGTGGGATGATTGAGCCAGTGGTGAATGCCGTGTCTATTCATCAAGTGAAGAAGCAGAGTCAGCTCTCGCTGCTCGATTACTTCCTGCAAGAGCATGGCAACTACACTACAGAGGCCTTCCTCACTGCACAGCGCAACTTTGTGCAGAGTTGTGCTGGCTACTGTCTCATCTGCTACCTTCTGCAGGTTAAGGACAG GCACAACGGAAACATTCTGCTTGACTCTGAGGGTCATATTATTCACATTGACTTTGGCTTCATTTTGTCAAGCTCTCCAAGAAACCTCGGCTTTGAGACTTCTGCCTTCAAACTGACCAACGAGTTTGTAGAT GTCATGGGTGGTCAGGATGGAGATATGTTCAACTATTACAAGATGCTCATGCTTCAGGGTCTCATTGCTGCCCGCAAACACATGGAGAAAGTTATCCAGATAGTGGAGATCATGCAACAAG GTTCCCAGCTACCCTGCTTTCATGGCTCCAGCACCATCCGTAACCTGAAGGAGCGATTTCACATGAGCCTGACAGAGGAGCAGCTGCAGGTGTTGGTGGAGCAGATGGTAGATGGCTCCATGCGCTCCATCACCACAAAGTTGTACGACGGCTTCCAGTACCTCACCAATGGCATCATGTGA
- the myo1eb gene encoding myosin IEb has translation MGSKEKYHWQTQNVKVSGVDDMVLLAKISEDAITENLKKRYMDDYIFTYIGPVLISVNPFKQVPYFTDREVELYQGAAQYENPPHIYALADNMYRNMMIDGENQCVIISGESGAGKTVAAKYIMSYVSKVSGGGPKVQHVKDIILQSNPLLEAFGNAKTVRNNNSSRFGKYFEIQFSRGGEPDGGKISNFLLEKSRVVSQNHGERNFHIYYQLLTGATKEQRENLGITAPDYYFYLNQSGTYTVEDINDKKEFSDTMEAMSVIGLSLDEQDAVLQIVAGIIHLGNITFKEEGNYAMVESEDFLAFPSYLLGIAQDGLKKKLTSRIMDSKWGGKTESISVTLNTEQACFTRDALSKALYARLFDYLVDAINKAMQKDHEEFNIGVLDIYGFEIFQQNGFEQFCINFVNEKLQQIFIELTLKAEQEEYVQEGIKWTPIDYFNNKIVCDLIESKVNPVGIMSILDDVCATMHAKGEGADQTLIQKLQMQISNHEHFNSWNKGFIVHHYAGKVSYNVSGFCERNRDVLFNDIIELMQSSEFPFIRDLFPENLEAEKKGRPTTAGAKIKKQANNLVQTLMKCTPHYIRCIKPNETKKPRDWEESRVKHQVEYLGLRENIRVRRAGYAFRRIFKKFLQRYAILTKETWPQWRGDEKQGVLHLLRSVNMEPDQYQLGKSKIFIKAPESLFLLEEMRERKYNGFARVIQQAWRKHIAVRKYVRMREEASDILLNKKERRKNSLNRNFVGDYIGTDSRPEIRQFVGRRERIEFADVVVKYDRRFKTVKRDLILTSKYLYLIGREKVKQGPEKGQIQEVLKRQIELEKIQTVSLSTLQDDFFILHEEHYDSVLECVFKTEFLSLLYKRYEERTRRKLPLKFNNLLEFKVKKGGWGPFASAGSRQIQFQVGQGDNVVLKPSSKTLIVSIGPGLPKNSRPTRRDMRKSRYLGNQNPGRYSHERSAGSGRGGANRSRHTGSRASLLRQQSSMDQPTLPRIHSPRPSQNQTQNNTDMGFMKVPDQGVAGLHRRISKEVKPVPGSGVPKPAPRPKPRSPQCRALYAYDAQDTDELSFNANDIIDILNEDPSGWWYGRLRGREGMFPGNYVEKI, from the exons atG gggAGTAAGGAGAAATATCACTGGCAAACCCAAAATGTGAAGGTCAGCGGGGTGGACGACATGGTCCTCCTTGCCAAAATCAGTGAAGATGCCATCACAGAAAACCTCAAGAAAAGATACATGGATGACTACATCTTT ACATACATTGGCCCTGTGCTGATCTCTGTAAACCCATTTAAGCAGGTGCCGTATTTTACTGACCGGGAAGTGGAGCTGTATCAGGGAGCT GCACAGTATGAGAATCCGCCACATATTTATGCTTTGGCTGATAACATGTATCGCAACATGATGATCGATGGAGAGAACCAGTGTGTCATCATCAG TGGAGAGAGCGGAGCAGGAAAGACGGTAGCAGCCAAGTACATCATGAGCTACGTCTCCAAAGTGTCAGGAGGTGGACCTAAAGTTCAA catgTAAAAGATATCATCCTTCAATCTAATCCTCTGCTGGAAGCTTTTGGGAATGCCAAGACAGTGCGCAATAACAACTCCAGTCGCTTT GGAAAATACTTTGAGATCCAGTTCAGCCGAGGTGGCGAGCCTGATGGAGGAAAGATCTCTAACTTCCTGTTGGAGAAATCCAGGGTGGTGTCTCAAAACCATGGAGAAAGAAATTTCCATATTTACTACCAG CTTTTGACAGGGGCTACCAAAGAGCAGAGGGAAAATTTGGGCATTACCGCTCCTGATTACTACTTCTACCTGAACCAGTCTGGTACCTACACTGTGGAGGACATCAACGACAAGAAGGAGTTCTCCGACACTATG GAGGCCATGTCAGTTATAGGTCTGTCTCTGGATGAACAAGATGCAGTGCTGCAGATTGTGGCAGGGATTATTCATCTGGGTAACATCACTTTCAAAGAGGAAGGCAACTATGCTATGGTGGAGAGTGAAGATT TTCTTGCTTTCCCATCATATCTTCTGGGAATAGCTCAGGATGGCTTGAAGAAGAAACTGACAAGTCGGATCATGGACAGTAAATGGGGAGGAAAGACTGAGAGCATTTCTGTCACTCTCAATACAGAGCAGGCCTGCTTCACACGTGACGCTTTATCAAAAGCACTGTACGCCAGACTTTTTGACTACCTTGTCGAT GCAATTAACAAAGCAATGCAAAAAGACCACGAGGAATTCAACATTGGAGTTTTGGACATTTATGGTTTTGAAATCTTCCAG CAAAATGGATTCGAGCAGTTCTGCATAAACTTTGTGAACGAGAAGCTTCAGCAGATTTTTATTGAGCTCACTCTGAAGGCAGAGCAG gaaGAGTATGTACAGGAAGGAATCAAATGGACACCAATTGACTACTTTAACAACAAAATCGTATGCGACTTAATAGAGTCCAAAGTG AACCCTGTGGGGATCATGAGCATTTTGGATGACGTGTGTGCTACCATGCATGCCAAGGGTGAGGGTGCAGACCAAACACTGATTCAGAAGCTGCAGATGCAGATCAGCAATCATGAGCATTTCAACAGCTGGAACAAGGGCTTCATAGTTCATCACTATGCAGGCAAG GTATCATATAATGTGAGCGGCTTTTGTGAGAGGAACAGAGATGTGCTCTTCAATGACATCATCGAGCTGATGCAAAGCAGTGAATT CCCCTTTATCCGAGACCTCTTCCCAGAAAATCTTGAGGCTGAAAAAAAGGGTAGACCCACCACTGCGGGCGCCAAGATCAAG AAACAGGCCAATAACCTGGTGCAGACACTGATGAAGTGCACTCCTCATTACATTCGCTGCATCAAACCCAACGAGACCAAGAAACCACGGGACTGGGAGGAGAGCCGGGTGAAACACCAAGTGGAGTATTTAGGCTTGCGGGAAAACATCAGAGTACGGAGAGCCGGCTATGCCTTCCGTCGTATCTTCAAGAAGTTCTTACAGAG ATACGCAATCCTGACCAAGGAGACATGGCCACAGTGGCGTGGAGATGAAAAACAGGGTGTCCTGCACCTTCTGAGGTCGGTCAACATGGAACCAGACCAGTACCAACTGGGCAAGAGCAAGATCTTCATTAAGGCCCCAGAATCA CTGTTCCTTCTGGAAGAAATGAGGGAGAGAAAGTATAATGGATTTGCTCGGGTCATCCAGCAAGCCTGGCGTAAGCATATTGCAGTTCGCAAATATGTCCGGATGCGAGAGGAAG CATCTGACAtcctgttaaataaaaaagagcGGCGGAAGAACAGTCTCAATCGTAACTTTGTGGGTGACTACATTGGCACAGACAGCCGCCCTGAGATCCGTCAGTTTGTGGGTCGCAGGGAAAGGATTGAATTTGCGGATGTGGTGGTCAAATATGATCGCAGATTCAAG ACCGTCAAGCGTGACCTGATCTTGACATCCAAGTACCTCTACCTGATTGGTCGAGAAAAAGTAAAACAAGGTCCAGAGAAGGGACAGATTCAGGAGGTCCTCAAGAGGCAGATTGAGCTCGAGAAAATTCAGACCGTCTCACTGAG CACTCTGCAGGATGACTTTTTCATCCTGCATGAGGAGCACTACGACAGTGTGCTGGAGTGCGTCTTTAAAACAGAGTTTTTAAGTCTTCTCTACAAACGTTATGAGGAAAGGACTCGGAGGAAGCTGCCACTGAAGTTCAACAACCT ACTTGAATTCAAAGTGAAAAAAGGAGGCTGGGGGCCATTTGCATCTGCTGGCTCTCGGCAGATCCAGTTTCAGGTGGGCCAGGGAGATAACGTGGTGCTCAAACCCAGCAGCAAGACACTGATTGTGAGCATCGGGCCAGGCCTTCCTAAGAACTCGA GACCCACTCGGCGTGATATGCGGAAGAGCAGATACTTGGGAAATCAGAACCCAGGAAGATACTCACATG AGCGCTCAGCAGGTAGTGGTCGAGGAGGGGCAAACAGGAGCCGTCATACAGGCTCCAGAGCATCTCTGCTGCGCCAGCAGTCATCTATGGATCAGCCCACCCTTCCCCGCATCCACAGTCCTCGGCCCAGCCAGAACCAGACCCAGAACAACACTGACATGGGCTTCATGAAAGTCCCTGACCAGGGAGTGGCAGG TCTTCATCGACGAATATCAAAAGAAGTTAAGCCTGTACCTGGATCAGGGGTACCAAAGCCTGCACCGAGGCCCAAACCTCGCTCCCCACAGTGCCGTGCTCTGTATGCATATGATGCCCAGGACACTGATGAGCTCAGCTTCAATGCAAATGACATTATAGATATCTTAAATGAAG ACCCTTCAGGTTGGTGGTATGGTCGCCTACGGGGAAGAGAAGGCATGTTTCCTGGGAACTATGTTGAAAAGATTTAG
- the pi4kb gene encoding phosphatidylinositol 4-kinase beta isoform X3 — translation MPVRLTPQREFIKSLMGIGKRLATLPTKEQKTQRLISELSLLNHKLPARVWLPTAAFDHHVVRVPHTQAVVLNSKDKAPYLIYVEVLECENFETSSVPVRIPETRIRSTRSVENLPDCGITAEQRASSFSTVPNYDNDDEAWSVDDIGELQVELPEIHTNSCDNISQFSVDSITSQESKEPIFIAAGDIRRRLSEQLAHTPTTFKKDPEDPSAVALKEPWQEKVRRIREGSPYGHLPNWRLLSVIVKCGDDLRQELLAFQVLKQLQAIWEQERVPLWIKPYKILVISSDSGMIEPVVNAVSIHQVKKQSQLSLLDYFLQEHGNYTTEAFLTAQRNFVQSCAGYCLICYLLQVKDRHNGNILLDSEGHIIHIDFGFILSSSPRNLGFETSAFKLTNEFVDVMGGQDGDMFNYYKMLMLQGLIAARKHMEKVIQIVEIMQQGSQLPCFHGSSTIRNLKERFHMSLTEEQLQVLVEQMVDGSMRSITTKLYDGFQYLTNGIM, via the exons ATG CCTGTACGTCTGACTCCTCAGCGTGAGTTCATTAAGTCTTTGATGGGCATTGGGAAAAGACTGGCCACTCTACCTACCAAGGAGCAGAAGACACAGAGACTCATCTCTGAGCTCTCATTGCTTAACCACAAGCTGCCAGCACGTGTGTGGCTGCCCACTGCAGCATTTGACCACCACGTGGTGCGAGTTcctcacacacaagctgttgTGCTGAACTCAAAAGACAAG gcaCCATACCTAATCTATGTGGAAGTTCTGGAGTGTGAAAACTTTGAGACATCGAGCGTACCAGTGAGGATTCCAGAAACACGAATCCGCAGCACACGATCAGTGGAGAATCTCCCAGATTGTGGTATCACGGCCGAGCAGCGTGCCAGTAGCTTCTCTACTGTTCCCAACTATGATAACGATGATGAGGCCTGGTCTGTGGATGATATTGGAGAGCTCCAGGTCGAG CTGCCGGAGATCCACACTAACAGCTGTGACAACATCTCCCAGTTTTCAGTTGATAGCATCACCAGCCAGGAAAGCAAAGAGCCCATTTTTATTGCTGCTGGAGATATCAG GCGGCGCCTTTCTGAACAGCTAGCCCACACACCTACCACATTTAAGAAAGACCCAGAAGATCCCTCAGCAGTAGCCTTAAAAGAGCCCTGGCAGGAGAAGGTTAG ACGAATCCGGGAGGGCTCTCCATATGGGCATCTGCCTAATTGGCGTCTCCTCTCAGTCATAGTGAAATGTGGTGATGATCTAAGACAGGAGCTCCTTGCTTTTCAAGTGTTGAAGCAACTACAg GCAATCTGGGAGCAGGAGCGTGTTCCTCTGTGGATTAAGCCCTATAAGATCCTGGTCATCTCCTCCGATAGTGGGATGATTGAGCCAGTGGTGAATGCCGTGTCTATTCATCAAGTGAAGAAGCAGAGTCAGCTCTCGCTGCTCGATTACTTCCTGCAAGAGCATGGCAACTACACTACAGAGGCCTTCCTCACTGCACAGCGCAACTTTGTGCAGAGTTGTGCTGGCTACTGTCTCATCTGCTACCTTCTGCAGGTTAAGGACAG GCACAACGGAAACATTCTGCTTGACTCTGAGGGTCATATTATTCACATTGACTTTGGCTTCATTTTGTCAAGCTCTCCAAGAAACCTCGGCTTTGAGACTTCTGCCTTCAAACTGACCAACGAGTTTGTAGAT GTCATGGGTGGTCAGGATGGAGATATGTTCAACTATTACAAGATGCTCATGCTTCAGGGTCTCATTGCTGCCCGCAAACACATGGAGAAAGTTATCCAGATAGTGGAGATCATGCAACAAG GTTCCCAGCTACCCTGCTTTCATGGCTCCAGCACCATCCGTAACCTGAAGGAGCGATTTCACATGAGCCTGACAGAGGAGCAGCTGCAGGTGTTGGTGGAGCAGATGGTAGATGGCTCCATGCGCTCCATCACCACAAAGTTGTACGACGGCTTCCAGTACCTCACCAATGGCATCATGTGA
- the pi4kb gene encoding phosphatidylinositol 4-kinase beta isoform X1 has product MGDTELELSPSHLEELQKSPSASSTSTTSSLSLPSSPSSGPRPLSSSSPSASEGLPASSPPLDVISEGAGELSLVIDTEVAKKACQEVLQKVKFFKSDGDTTLSSEEPHLVNGTEHTKPLNGDGTGSGKPPRITEEEEVPAAGTGKSVRRRHKNNSSKQSWLLRLFESKLFDISMAISYLYNSKEPGVQAYIGNRLFSFRDEDVDFYLPQLLNMYIHMDEDVGDAIKPYVVHRCRQSIGFSLQCAWLLGAYSSDMHISTQRHSRGTKLRRLILSDELKPTGQRARLHQQQQNHILGPNISEHGLSPSKRTHQRSKSDATASISLSSNLKRTASNPKVESSPDEDMSSSSDSLELEAGTPVRLTPQREFIKSLMGIGKRLATLPTKEQKTQRLISELSLLNHKLPARVWLPTAAFDHHVVRVPHTQAVVLNSKDKAPYLIYVEVLECENFETSSVPVRIPETRIRSTRSVENLPDCGITAEQRASSFSTVPNYDNDDEAWSVDDIGELQVELPEIHTNSCDNISQFSVDSITSQESKEPIFIAAGDIRRRLSEQLAHTPTTFKKDPEDPSAVALKEPWQEKVRRIREGSPYGHLPNWRLLSVIVKCGDDLRQELLAFQVLKQLQAIWEQERVPLWIKPYKILVISSDSGMIEPVVNAVSIHQVKKQSQLSLLDYFLQEHGNYTTEAFLTAQRNFVQSCAGYCLICYLLQVKDRHNGNILLDSEGHIIHIDFGFILSSSPRNLGFETSAFKLTNEFVDVMGGQDGDMFNYYKMLMLQGLIAARKHMEKVIQIVEIMQQGSQLPCFHGSSTIRNLKERFHMSLTEEQLQVLVEQMVDGSMRSITTKLYDGFQYLTNGIM; this is encoded by the exons ATGGGTGACACAGAGCTGGAGCTTTCCCCTTCCCACTTGGAGGAGCTGCAGAAGAGTCCATCAGCCTCATCCACCTCCACTACCTCGTCTCTTTCCCTGCCCTCCTCACCATCCTCTGGCCCACGGCCTCTGAGCAGTTCCAGCCCCAGTGCCAGCGAAGGCCTACCTGCTTCTAGCCCTCCTCTGGATGTAATTTCAGAGGGTGCAGGTGAACTGAGTCTGGTTATTGATACTGAGGTAGCCAAGAAAGCCTGCCAGGAGGTGCTACAGAAggtgaaattctttaaaagtGATGGAGATACAACTTTGTCCTCTGAAGAGCCACACCTGGTGAATGGAACCGAACACACCAAGCCCTTAAACGGGGATGGTACAGGATCAGGCAAGCCTCCGAGGATCactgaagaggaggaggtgccAGCAGCGGGCACAGGGAAGAGTGTGCGTCGGCGTCACAAGAACAACTCATCCAAACAGTCATGGCTCCTGCGTCTGTTTGAATCCAAGCTGTTTGACATTTCCATGGCCATCTCGTACCTATACAACTCAAAGGAGCCTGGTGTGCAGGCTTACATTGGAAATCGCCTCTTCAGTTTCCGAGATGAGGATGTGGACTTCTATCTGCCACAGCTGCTCAACATGTACATCCACATGGATGAGGACGTGGGTGATGCCATTAAGCCGTATGTTGTGCATCGCTGCCGCCAGAGCATTGGCTTCTCACTGCAGTGCGCCTGGCTGCTTGGCGCTTATTCATCTGATATGCACATTTCCACGCAGAGGCACTCGCGCGGCACCAAACTGCGTAGACTCATCCTGTCTGACGAGCTGAAGCCAACTGGTCAGCGCGCTCGCctccaccagcagcagcagaaccACATCCTCGGCCCAAACATAAGCGAGCATGGCCTCTCGCCCTCGAAGCGTACTCATCAGCGCTCCAAATCAGATGCCACCGCCAGCATCAGCCTCAGCAGCAACCTCAAAAGGACAGCCAGCAACCCGAAAGTGGAAAGCAGTCCAGATGAG GACATGAGCTCCAGCTCCGACAGTCTTGAGTTAGAGGCTGGTACC CCTGTACGTCTGACTCCTCAGCGTGAGTTCATTAAGTCTTTGATGGGCATTGGGAAAAGACTGGCCACTCTACCTACCAAGGAGCAGAAGACACAGAGACTCATCTCTGAGCTCTCATTGCTTAACCACAAGCTGCCAGCACGTGTGTGGCTGCCCACTGCAGCATTTGACCACCACGTGGTGCGAGTTcctcacacacaagctgttgTGCTGAACTCAAAAGACAAG gcaCCATACCTAATCTATGTGGAAGTTCTGGAGTGTGAAAACTTTGAGACATCGAGCGTACCAGTGAGGATTCCAGAAACACGAATCCGCAGCACACGATCAGTGGAGAATCTCCCAGATTGTGGTATCACGGCCGAGCAGCGTGCCAGTAGCTTCTCTACTGTTCCCAACTATGATAACGATGATGAGGCCTGGTCTGTGGATGATATTGGAGAGCTCCAGGTCGAG CTGCCGGAGATCCACACTAACAGCTGTGACAACATCTCCCAGTTTTCAGTTGATAGCATCACCAGCCAGGAAAGCAAAGAGCCCATTTTTATTGCTGCTGGAGATATCAG GCGGCGCCTTTCTGAACAGCTAGCCCACACACCTACCACATTTAAGAAAGACCCAGAAGATCCCTCAGCAGTAGCCTTAAAAGAGCCCTGGCAGGAGAAGGTTAG ACGAATCCGGGAGGGCTCTCCATATGGGCATCTGCCTAATTGGCGTCTCCTCTCAGTCATAGTGAAATGTGGTGATGATCTAAGACAGGAGCTCCTTGCTTTTCAAGTGTTGAAGCAACTACAg GCAATCTGGGAGCAGGAGCGTGTTCCTCTGTGGATTAAGCCCTATAAGATCCTGGTCATCTCCTCCGATAGTGGGATGATTGAGCCAGTGGTGAATGCCGTGTCTATTCATCAAGTGAAGAAGCAGAGTCAGCTCTCGCTGCTCGATTACTTCCTGCAAGAGCATGGCAACTACACTACAGAGGCCTTCCTCACTGCACAGCGCAACTTTGTGCAGAGTTGTGCTGGCTACTGTCTCATCTGCTACCTTCTGCAGGTTAAGGACAG GCACAACGGAAACATTCTGCTTGACTCTGAGGGTCATATTATTCACATTGACTTTGGCTTCATTTTGTCAAGCTCTCCAAGAAACCTCGGCTTTGAGACTTCTGCCTTCAAACTGACCAACGAGTTTGTAGAT GTCATGGGTGGTCAGGATGGAGATATGTTCAACTATTACAAGATGCTCATGCTTCAGGGTCTCATTGCTGCCCGCAAACACATGGAGAAAGTTATCCAGATAGTGGAGATCATGCAACAAG GTTCCCAGCTACCCTGCTTTCATGGCTCCAGCACCATCCGTAACCTGAAGGAGCGATTTCACATGAGCCTGACAGAGGAGCAGCTGCAGGTGTTGGTGGAGCAGATGGTAGATGGCTCCATGCGCTCCATCACCACAAAGTTGTACGACGGCTTCCAGTACCTCACCAATGGCATCATGTGA